One genomic region from Jeotgalibacillus aurantiacus encodes:
- a CDS encoding YaaL family protein has product MLFRKKGKLKQEFDDKLVDLMHDTRDEWQQQKGLAEMSLEKSPQLIAAEKMAEARYFYLFKEARHRKIVIK; this is encoded by the coding sequence ATGCTGTTTCGTAAAAAAGGGAAGCTAAAGCAGGAATTCGATGATAAGCTCGTCGATCTCATGCACGACACAAGAGATGAATGGCAGCAGCAAAAAGGACTGGCTGAAATGAGCCTTGAGAAAAGTCCTCAGCTGATCGCTGCAGAAAAAATGGCGGAAGCACGTTATTTCTATTTATTTAAAGAAGCCCGTCACCGGAAAATTGTCATAAAATAA